A single window of Malus sylvestris chromosome 5, drMalSylv7.2, whole genome shotgun sequence DNA harbors:
- the LOC126624107 gene encoding U-box domain-containing protein 3-like, translated as MDIASIKCLINSISRFVHLVSSQTSKHIPIQKDYTTIVDVLKLLKPLLDEVVDFKIPSDDILYKECDELDMAVNGAREFMEKWSPKSSKILSAWWGEPLLITIQSSSLKICGVLPRLLQSSSSGSILAGLQHCMQEIQSLKLERVSEYLEEALKSPRKDVMPSTKLLMKIIELLNLTSNQELLKESIAVEKERMNVEVSDVRGELDQINQIVVLVSHIREFMVKIEHLETASGVPIPSYFRCPLSSELMLDPVIVASGQTYERSSIQKWIDHGLTLCPKTRQRLSHTNLLPNYTVKAMIESWCQENDIKLTANSDGSNAILVPSPSDADSIHTDSLYCSTHSSNSTSRSSLEVGNVFEKQKKDVSPRLGGQKSNECDSNKKGHSSPKQSYSHCRSESATSAASSIDYALPASIKVSGISNKHENVRRLSGEISSAHEVASSPDKESTIPPGLSGKLSHISKAKAEGAWTDSPSYPNRQLLPFSSSGSDELTTASRVRKLIEDLHSQSNEVQTMAAEELRLLGKRNTENRTIIGQCGAISPLLSLLYSGVMITQEHAVTALLNLSINEDNKAMIAEAGAIDPLIHVLKTGSDGAKENSAAALFSLSVLDEYKAKIGRSGAVKALVDLLASGTLRGKKDAATALFNLSIFHENKARLVQAGAVKHLIDLMDPDTGMVDKAVALLANLSTIAEGRVAIAREGGIPLLVEIVESGSQRGKENAASILLQLCLHSPKFCTLVLQEGAVPPLVALSQSGTPRAKEKAQQLLSHFRNQREGAMGKGK; from the exons ATGGACATAGCATCTATAAAATGTCTGATCAACAGTATATCTCGATTTGTTCACCTAGTTTCAAGCCAAACATCGAAACATATTCCTATTCAGAAGGATTACACAACCATAGTTGATGTACTAAAGCTTTTGAAGCCATTGCTTGATGAAGTAGTTGACTTTAAAATACCGTCAGATGACATTCTATATAAAGAGTGTGATGAATTGGATATGGCTGTAAATGGAGCTAGAGAATTCATGGAAAAATGGTCTCCAAAGTCGAGCAAAATTTTAAGT GCTTGGTGGGGTGAACCATTGTTGATAACAATCCAAAGCTCATCACTCAAGATTTGCGGCGTATTACCTAGACTGTTGCAGTCATCTTCATCTGGCTCAATCTTAGCAGGTCTTCAG CACTGTATGCAGGAAATTCAATCTTTGAAGCTGGAAAGAGTATCAGAATACTTAGAAGAGGCTCTGAAAAGTCCAAGAAAAGACGTCATGCCTTCCACCAAACTTCTTATGAAAATTATCGAATTGCTTAATCTGACTTCAAACCAAGAACTGCTGAAAGAAAGCATTGCTGTAGAAAAGGAAAGGATGAATGTCGAAGTCAGCGATGTTAGAGGGGAATTAGATCAAATTAACCAAATTGTGGTTCTCGTCTCCCATATTCGTGAATTCATGGTCAAAATTGAGCACCTTGAAACTGCATCTGGCGTCCCAATCCCTTCGTACTTCCGCTGCCCTTTGTCTTCAGAGCTAATGCTGGACCCTGTGATCGTAGCTTCAGGTCAAACCTATGAGAGATCTTCCATCCAAAAATGGATTGATCATGGGCTAACTCTCTGCCCAAAGACCCGACAGAGGCTTTCCCATACAAATCTCCTTCCCAATTATACTGTCAAAGCTATGATAGAAAGCTGGTGTCAGGAAAATGATATAAAACTTACGGCGAACTCTGACGGCTCTAATGCTATCTTGGTCCCATCTCCATCAGATGCAGATTCAATTCACACAGATAGTTTGTATTGCTCTACACACAGTAGCAATTCGACATCGAGGTCCTCTCTTGAAGTTGGAAACGTATttgagaaacaaaagaaagatgtCTCTCCTAGGTTAGGTGGACAAAAGTCCAATGAATGCGATAGCAACAAGAAAGGCCACTCATCACCAAAACAGTCATATAGTCATTGCAGGAGTGAATCAGCCACTAGTGCTGCTTCCAGTATTGATTATGCACTGCCAGCATCCATTAAGGTGTCGGGGATATCTAATAAGCATGAAAATGTTCGTAGGTTGTCTGGAGAAATCTCATCTGCGCATGAAGTTGCTTCTTCTCCAGATAAAGAATCAACAATACCCCCCGGGTTATCAGGAAAATTATCTCACATTTCCAAGGCAAAAGCAGAAGGGGCATGGACTGACAGCCCCAGTTATCCCAACAGACAGCTGCTTCCATTTTCTAGTTCAGGATCTGACGAGTTGACGACAGCATCCCGTGTCAGGAAATTAATTGAAGACCTCCACAGCCAGTCCAATGAAGTGCAAACTATGGCGGCAGAAGAGTTGCGGCTTCTTGGGAAGCGCAATACGGAGAATCGAACTATTATAGGCCAGTGTGGTGCTATCTCGCCGTTACTTTCACTTCTATATTCAGGAGTGATGATAACACAAGAGCATGCTGTGACAGCTCTTTTGAATTTATCAATTAATGAAGACAACAAAGCAATGATTGCAGAAGCAGGGGCAATTGATCCCCTAATCCATGTTCTAAAAACAGGAAGTGACGGAGCCAAAGAAAATTCTGCTGCAGCTTTGTTCAGCCTCTCTGTATTGGATGAATACAAGGCAAAAATTGGTCGGTCTGGTGCAGTTAAGGCCTTGGTTGATCTTCTAGCCTCAGGGACTCTTAGAGGGAAGAAAGATGCTGCTACTGCATTGTTCAATCTGTCAATTTTTCACGAAAATAAAGCTCGCCTAGTTCAAGCTGGGGCTGTGAAGCATCTTATTGATTTGATGGACCCTGATACTGGGATGGTTGACAAGGCCGTTGCTCTCCTAGCAAATTTGTCCACCATTGCGGAGGGGCGCGTAGCAATTGCACGGGAAGGGGGCATTCCATTACTAGTTGAGATTGTTGAATCAGGTTCCCAGAGAGGAAAGGAAAATGCCGCCTCCATACTGTTGCAATTGTGCCTTCATAGTCCAAAGTTTTGTACTCTTGTTCTTCAGGAAGGAGCTGTCCCTCCCCTGGTTGCCTTATCTCAGTCTGGCACACCAAGAGCAAAGGAAAAG GCACAGCAGCTTCTCAGTCACTTCAGGAATCAGCGAGAAGGGGCAATGGGAAAGGGAAAATAA